A DNA window from Hevea brasiliensis isolate MT/VB/25A 57/8 chromosome 2, ASM3005281v1, whole genome shotgun sequence contains the following coding sequences:
- the LOC110651691 gene encoding homeobox-leucine zipper protein HAT5, which produces MACDKVSDVSNMTVLLQNDTLPCDSLWIPTSSAIVHGAKSVVNFENGGGEEDTMDTPFFQGIVKEENGDEDFDVCLNPPGKKRRLTAGQVQFLERNFDVENKLDPERKIQLAKELGLQPRQVAIWFQNRRARFKNKQLEKDYDSLKTSYDRLKGDYDNLLKEKENLKIELVSLKAKLLAREKGIGNLEPVEAINSPNVELQNAVPKTVSEVVSNAPLVIPKQEEATSAKSDVLDSDSPHSFLEPGDSSHVFEPDQSDFSQDEEDDLSRSFLPTPYFPKLYHDPPANSCSFEFPVEDQPFWSYTY; this is translated from the exons ATGGCATGTGATAAAGTCTCTGATGTTTCAAACATGACTGTTTTGCTTCAAAACGACACTCTCCCATGTGATTCTCTCTGGATTCCCACTTCTTCTGCCATCGTTCATG GTGCAAAATCTGTGGTTAACTTTGAGAATGGTGGTGGTGAAGAGGACACCATGGATACGCCATTCTTCCAGGGTATTGTTAAAGAAGAAAATGGCGATGAGGATTTTGATGTGTGCCTTAACCCACCCGGGAAGAAAAGGAGGCTCACAGCTGGTCAAGTTCAATTTCTTGAAAGAAACTTTGATGTAGAAAATAAGCTTGATCCAGAGAGAAAGATACAACTTGCTAAGGAACTTGGGTTACAGCCTCGCCAAGTTGCAATATGGTTTCAAAATCGGCGGGCTCGGTTTAAGAACAAACAGCTGGAAAAGGACTATGATTCTTTGAAAACCAGCTACGATAGGCTCAAGGGTGATTATGACAATCTCCTAAAAGAGAaagagaatttgaaaattgag CTTGTTTCCCTGAAAGCGAAATTGCTGGCTCGAGAGAAAGGGATTGGAAATTTAGAACCAGTTGAAGCCATCAATTCACCTAATGTAGAACTTCAAAACGCAGTTCCTAAAACTGTTTCTGAAGTGGTTTCCAATGCACCATTGGTGATACCCAAACAGGAAGAGGCAACTTCAGCTAAAAGTGATGTGTTGGATTCGGATAGCCCGCATTCATTTTTGGAGCCTGGTGATTCTTCTCATGTTTTTGAGCCAGACCAATCAGATTTCTCacaagatgaagaagatgatctTAGCAGAAGCTTTTTGCCCACACCATACTTCCCAAAACTCTACCATGATCCGCCTGCAAATTCATGTAGTTTTGAATTCCCAGTGGAAGATCAACCATTTTGGTCCTATACTTACTGA